A region of Lycium barbarum isolate Lr01 chromosome 1, ASM1917538v2, whole genome shotgun sequence DNA encodes the following proteins:
- the LOC132622787 gene encoding E3 ubiquitin-protein ligase RMA1H1-like yields MALDLQFQEQIAETAFDERVTPLEKWKTFDDEGEEKISGGFDCNICLDVVHDPVVTFCGHFYCWPCIYKWIQFQSLSSENTDHQHPQCPVCKAELSHKTLIPLYGPGQATKPSEDDVPSKRMVIPQRPTRPTCGVHTPIATIDSHPSQQNPRSHQSHPASYMAPPMLSIGGTTTNVLHPMIGEMVYARVFGNAYPNSYNLADNSSLRMRRQLLHADRSLGRVYFFLFCCVVACLLLF; encoded by the coding sequence ATGGCCCTTGATCTTCAATTCCAAGAGCAAATAGCAGAGACTGCCTTTGACGAGCGTGTTACTCCTTTAGAGAAATGGAAGACGTTTGATGATGAGGGCGAAGAAAAAATCTCTGGAGGTTTCGACTGTAACATTTGCCTGGACGTTGTGCATGATCCCGTGGTTACATTTTGTGGTCACTTCTATTGCTGGCCTTGCATCTACAAGTGGATTCAATTCCAAAGCCTCTCTTCAGAAAATACCGATCATCAACACCCACAATGCCCAGTTTGCAAGGCTGAACTCTCACATAAAACCTTGATTCCGCTCTACGGCCCTGGCCAAGCTACAAAACCATCTGAAGACGACGTTCCAAGTAAACGCATGGTCATACCACAAAGGCCCACGAGGCCAACATGTGGGGTCCACACGCCGATAGCAACTATCGATTCACATCCATCCCAGCAGAACCCTCGATCACATCAGTCTCATCCTGCCAGCTACATGGCCCCACCAATGCTGAGCATTGGTGGCACGACAACAAATGTGTTGCACCCCATGATTGGTGAAATGGTTTATGCACGGGTTTTTGGAAATGCATATCCAAACTCATATAATCTAGCAGACAACAGTAGTTTGAGAATGAGAAGGCAGCTATTACATGCTGATAGATCACTCGGTAGAGTATATTTTTTCCTCTTCTGCTGTGTAGTCGCATGTCTTCTCTTGTTTTGA